In Pseudoduganella albidiflava, a single window of DNA contains:
- the rpmG gene encoding 50S ribosomal protein L33: MAKTGRDKIKLESTAGTGHFYTTTKNKRTMPGKMEIMKFDPKARKHVTYKETKIK; the protein is encoded by the coding sequence ATGGCAAAAACTGGCCGCGACAAAATCAAGCTGGAATCGACCGCTGGCACGGGTCACTTCTACACCACGACCAAGAACAAGCGCACGATGCCTGGCAAGATGGAGATCATGAAGTTCGATCCCAAAGCCCGCAAGCACGTGACGTACAAGGAAACCAAGATCAAGTAA
- the rpmB gene encoding 50S ribosomal protein L28, with protein MARVCQVTGKKPMVGNNVSHANNKTKRRFLPNLQNRRIFVESENRWVSLRLSNAGLRVIDKVGIDAVLADMRARGEKV; from the coding sequence ATGGCACGTGTTTGCCAAGTCACTGGGAAGAAGCCGATGGTCGGCAACAACGTTTCCCATGCAAACAACAAGACCAAGCGTCGTTTCCTGCCGAACCTGCAGAACCGCCGCATCTTCGTTGAATCTGAAAACCGCTGGGTCTCCCTGCGTCTGTCCAACGCCGGTCTGCGCGTGATCGACAAGGTCGGCATCGACGCCGTCCTGGCCGACATGCGCGCTCGCGGCGAAAAAGTCTAA